A region from the Oceanidesulfovibrio marinus genome encodes:
- a CDS encoding FadR/GntR family transcriptional regulator: MATIHTHALFMPAKSGRSSEDVALQIEAAILAGKILPGESLPSEREMQHQFQVSRGAVREALRALKEKGMLDIRKGAKGGAFVKEVEVSNVSASLALFLKQHPIAPEQLIEFRENLDRTVTMLAIARSSKGDREKLLDGAHKLQDAAEEPDLDMEMLGEMDRELNLLLGRMSHNPIFEWVMGALQQGFSSHDYALYEDPDFRRQTVDNWVETARQIAAGEPLLALSSISNHYVLLRRCVERRAGDAGAAETVRGTSPDQ; this comes from the coding sequence ATGGCGACTATCCATACCCATGCGCTCTTCATGCCGGCCAAAAGCGGCCGCAGCAGCGAGGACGTGGCCCTGCAGATCGAGGCCGCCATCCTTGCCGGCAAGATTCTGCCCGGCGAGAGTCTGCCCAGCGAGCGCGAGATGCAGCACCAGTTCCAGGTGAGCCGCGGCGCCGTGCGCGAGGCTCTGCGCGCGCTCAAGGAAAAGGGCATGCTGGATATCCGCAAGGGCGCCAAGGGCGGCGCCTTTGTCAAAGAGGTGGAGGTTTCCAACGTGAGCGCCTCCCTGGCCCTGTTCCTCAAGCAGCACCCCATCGCCCCGGAGCAGCTCATCGAGTTCCGGGAGAACCTGGACCGCACCGTGACCATGCTGGCCATCGCCCGTTCTTCCAAAGGAGACCGCGAGAAGCTGCTGGATGGCGCGCACAAGCTTCAGGACGCTGCGGAAGAGCCCGACCTGGACATGGAGATGCTGGGCGAGATGGACCGCGAGCTCAATCTGCTGCTGGGCCGCATGAGCCACAACCCCATTTTCGAGTGGGTCATGGGCGCGTTGCAGCAGGGCTTCAGCTCCCACGACTACGCCCTGTACGAGGACCCGGATTTCAGACGGCAGACCGTGGACAACTGGGTGGAGACGGCGCGGCAGATCGCCGCCGGCGAGCCCTTGCTCGCGCTCTCCAGCATCAGCAACCACTACGTGCTGCTGCGGCGCTGCGTGGAACGCCGGGCAGGGGACGCAGGCGCGGCCGAGACGGTCCGCGGAACCAGTCCCGATCAGTAG